GATAATTCGTAATTCGTAATTCGTAATTCGTAATTCGTAATTCGTAATGATACTCGTAGACTCGCTACCGCTACGCTAACGTAATTCGTAATTAAATATGAGTTTGTCAGATATCCCTAATCTCTGGGTTCCCTTGGTACTTTTAGGTTTAATTATTGTCGCTGCTGTATTTTTTAGTCGCAGCAATTAAAGCTTTTGTTGCAGTGCTTAACAGTTGAGTATAGCTACAGTTTATCCAAAGCATTACAGTGAAGGTGGAGGTTAAGTTGTATGTTCGCTGTTGTCACATCCTATACAATTTATTGGGCTACATACGTTTTAAATCTTGTAAAACTGCGGCGGCTGATTGATAGCGATCGCTAAAATGATAGCAAACCATTTTATCTAAAATGACCGCCAATTCTTCCCTGACTGGCACTGTTTGCCGCCACATCACATTCCCCGTTTCTGGATCTGGGTGGAGTTCTTGCGGTGGTATTCCAGTTATGGCTTGAATACCAATCATTCCTAAAGCGTAAATGTCACTGCATAGACGGGGATGACCGGCAAATTGTTCTGGAGGTGCATAACCCCGCGTCCCAATGGCTACTGTGGCTAATTCTGTTTGGTCGCTAGTCGGTGGTTGCATTAATTTGACTGCACCAAAGTCAATCAATACCAGCCGATTATCTTGAGCGCATCTAATAATATTAGTTGGTTTGATATCACGATGAATCACTCGATGCTGGTGAACAAATTCTAGAACTTCTAAAACTTGTTTGAACATCTCTATGACAAATAATTCGCTTTGCACATCCTGTACAGGTGGTAATTCTTCACTTAAAGTATGTCCTTCAATATATTGTTGAATTAAATAGAATTCTTGGTCATCTTCAAAATAAGCAAGTAATTCAGGAATCTGATGATGTTTACCCAAAGATTCTAATATTTCAGCTTCACTATGAAACAATCTACGAGCAACTTGCAAAAATCGTGTATCTTGACGGGCTGGCATTAACTTTTTAACTACACAAGTAGGATTACCCGGTCGTTGAGTATCCTGTGCTAAATAAGTGCGACCAAACCCGCCTGAACCAAGAACTTGAGACATTTTGTAGCGTCCACCCAAAAGCAAATCACCTGATTTTATTTCTGGTGAATCAATTGGAGCAGGAAAGTCAAGAGACGAATCGGGAATTGCGGTTTTGTCTTCTAAGAGTATATTTAATTGTGCGATCGCTTCTTGTTGTTTTTCAACTTGCAGAATAATCACCTGAGTTTGTCGCTGATTTTGGTAGCTAGTATAAGCAATTACACAAATACTACTAACAACCAAAGTAAGAGCAGAGGGAATTAAAGGCACCCATCCAGCCTGCAAAAACAAACCAATGCAGATTCCTACTAACCCAAGTAGAGCTGTTCCTCCCACCACTAGCAACAGCAAGGGATTTTGCCACCGCCATACGATAATTCCACCTAAAAGCGACCAGCCCCACATCCAAATAAATTCTACCCAGTCGGGCCAATACCAAATTAAAGGTCGCCCATCCAACACTGTACTGATGAGTTGACTTGCTATCTGTGCATGAATAAACAGAGCAGGCATTCTGGCTGGTTGATCTGGCAAAGTGCTGTAGGGTGTATAAAATCCGCCTGGGGGTAAATTAGCCGCAGTAGTGCCGATAATTACAAGACGGTCTTTGAATAAACTGGAGTTAACTTGACCACTGAGGACTTGCGTAAGGGTTACTTGATCGGCAAAACTGTTAGGGTGACGATAATTTAATAATATTTGATAGCCATCTGTATCCAGATGTTGATAGCTACCGGAATTAGGTTGTAAACGCGGAAAGAGGGTTTTACCTAACTGTAATTCTTTTTTATTAGTAAACTTGTATTCAATACCTTGTTTCTCTAGATAATTAATTCCTATTAGCGCCCCAAAAGCAAATGATGTTGTACATTTATTGTCTGTAGAGTAAGCAAATAACAAACTACGACGGAGAATTTGGTCGTTTTCATTGTCAGAAACAACATCGCTAAACCCAACATTATCTATAGGAAAATTGGGTGGTGGTGGAATTTCATCTCTACCCAAACTGCTGAACAAACAAGTGCTGACAATGTTATCTTGATTTTGAAAATTAATTGCCAAATTGTTATTTTCTGGTTGAAAAAGATATAAACCAACAATTCGCGGTTGATAAGACTCGATTTTTTTTAATAGCTGATTAATTGTCCGATCTGATAAAGCCCATTTCTCTCGTTTGAGATCGTCGTCAGTGATTTTTACTAGTAAAATCCGCCGATCGGGTGCTTGTGCTGGACGCGATCGCAACATTTCATCATAAACTCTTAACTCCCAAGGCTGTAACCATTTGAGTTCCCGAATTCCCCAGATAAACACGGTGACTCCCACACTGGTAACTAAAATAATTTGCAACCAGCTTTTGTTGTTGGAAGTTTCACGGGAATCCTGAACTTTGACAAAAGGGACACGGAGTTTTTTTAATAGTCCACTAATCACAGCGTTGTGGCAGAGTAGCCTGAATTGGGTAGATGTTGCAGGCGCAAAAGTTAATTTTTGGACTCTAGGTTAAAAGCTAATTAACCTGAGCTTCTCTATTAATGTAGCAATTTACTTGCTGGTGAGGAACCTTGGCGTATTCTTACTCTTAAAGCAAGCTAACGCGCGGTATTAACCAAAGAAATAAGCCATGTCTACGACAGGATATGACGCTCATTCGTTCTTAGCGTCTCCCTTTTGGTAAAAGACTTGCCATCAGGGTCGCGCACTGACACTAATCATCTGTTTGAGATGTTGGAGTATCTTCAACAGCACTGGCAATAGGTAAAGAAATAGGATTAGTAGATGGTGTTAGTGAATCTAACCGGGGTTGTTCAAGCGATGCTTCGATACTTGGATCGTCAAAATAGGAGCCAACAATCTTATCATAGTTAGAAGCAACAGCTAGAAAAGCGCCACCCAAAATATAGATAGGTAATGGCAGATTAAATTCTTGCAACCAATCAAACAATTCCGCCAAGGCAAACAGGACTAAAAAGCAAGCAAGCCAAACTCTCATATTCTCTATTTCCTAGATTGAAACAACTCTATTAATAGCTTAAATAGCTTGCATGATAGTTGATGTAGTACATAACAATCAACTTACAACCTTTATAACCATAGAATAGGTGCAGTCAGAGTTATAGCATCTGCTATATTGCAATATCTTGTAAAAAAATAAAATATATTTAGCTTATGCCTGCAATCAAACAGCCAAGTATTGCACTATTGGTTCGTGAGACTCGTCAATACCTCAAACTATCACAGGTAAAACTGGCAACGATGTTAGGGGTTTCATTCCACACTGTAAACCGATGGGAAAACGGACGAACACGACCTTCACCACTCGCTATGAAACAAATTGAAAAGTTACTATACCAGATGGGGGAATCCGGTGAGGCACTTTTAGCGAAATATTTTTAATGGCAAATGTGGTACCAGTAACATCATAGATGAAGTACTACTACCCCATTCGTGAGAAATTAATGCCAAGCAACTACTTTAAGCCTGATTTCACAGGGATCTTGCCAAATTATTAGAGCAAGGTAAATTAGTAGAAGCGATCACTAACTTAATAGCTGAATAAACCTGGCTCTATGTGATGTCGCTTTAGACTTTAGGTGTGTAATGCTCCCTAAAATGCTCTGGTGTACACAGAGATGTGTGTACACCGAAGAGAAGGGTTGGAAGAGAAGTCCTTCCAAAATTATTGAATTGGTGTTCTAGGTATCATATCTGAATTAGTTTCTATTTTTCACTTATCAGTGTTGGTGGAGTAATAGCTGCATATTCTTTGGATGTCAGCAGTGCTTCCTGAACATCAATCTTTTTGGGCAAGATTTTTTCGTTATAAAATAAATCGGCAACACTTTGTTGAGCTTTCATCAACTCTGGATTAATTCCTTTTAATCGATAATTAGCGCGTCCAGAAATTATTTCTTGAATGGGTAAATCAATTTTAAGTATGGGTGATATGAGTTTGGCTACTTCTTGACGATTTGCTTCCGCCCATTGACCATTTTTATCAATCTCTTCCAAGATAATCCGAAGTAATTCGGGATTTTCCTTAGCAAACTCCCGTGTTCCTACATAGTATCCGCCTGGAGTACCAATATTAGTAGCATCTCGCAGTACCCGCGCACCGTGGAGTTTTTCTACCAAAGCTAAATGAGGATCGCCAGTTACCCAAACTGGAATAGTGCCCTGAATAAATGCACCACGGGCTTCGACATTGGGCATACTCAGAACTTGAATATCATTGTATTTCAAGCCCACTTCTTCTAAAGCTTTGATAATGAAATAGTGAGAAGCTGAACCTTTTTGAAAGACTACTTTTTGTCCTTTGATTTGTGCTAAACTCTTAATTGGAGAACCTTTAGGAACTACGATCGCACTCCCTTTCCCAGAAGTGGCAGTAATTCGTCTACCAGCAAGATAGACAATTCTTGCACCAGCAGCTTGGGCAAAAATAGGAGGGGTTTCTCCAACTGAACCAACATCAATTTTGCCGACATTCATCGCTTCTATGAGTTGCGGCCCTTGGGCAAATTGTGCCCATTCAACTTTCACACCCAAGGGTTCCAAACGTTTTTCTAAAACTCCTCTCACTCTAACTAAATCACCAGAACTTTGATATCCCATTCTCAGAAGTTTTGTTTTAAAACTAATGGTTTTTGTTGCTGCTGGATCTGCTTTTGGTTCGGTTGCGCTATTTATATTATCACTGGGTGATGTACAACTGGTTAGTGTGGTAGATAAAGCCAAAAAACCAGGCATTACAAACAATGCCAATCTTCTAATAATTGGTGATTTTTTTACTACAGTATTGCTCAACATTTCTACAACTCCAGGCTAAATTAATCTCTGCTCTTAAGAAAAGATAAGTTTTTAAATTATTAAATTCAAGCTTGATAACTTTAATAATTTACTATTTTGATTTAATTGATTCTGGTATAAAAGCCGCATATTCTTTTGGAGTTAATACACCATCTCTAACATTAACTTTCTTTGGTAAGAGTCCTTGGCTGTACCACAAATCGGCAATTTGTTGTTGCTTAGTGACAACCTGTTCAGTAATTGGTAGCAACCCATAAACTGATTTAGCTTGAATCTCCTTCAAGGTAGGAACATCAATACCAACATCAGGAGAAACAAGTTCTGCTAATTTATCGGGGTTCTTTTTAGACCACTCGTCTGCTTTTGTAAGCTCCTCCAGGAAAATTTTGAGAACTTCAGGATGCTCTTTTGCAAATTTACGCGAGGTAGAATAAAAGCTTCCAATATCCTGGAGTCCTTGCCCATCTATTAATACACGACCAATATTTTTTTGTATGGCTCTTGTAATATATGGTTCCCAAGTTACCCAAACATCAAGTCCACCCTGGCTAAAAGCAACATTTGCATCTGGAGGTGGTAAAAAAATAGATTGAACATCAGTGAGCTTTAGCTTATCTTTTTGTAGTGCTTTCAGTAAAACATAGTGAGCAATAGAAGCTTTTTGAAAAGAAACTTTTTTGCCTTTAAAGTCAGCAGCACTTTTAATTGGAGAGTTTTTTGGCACCAGAAAAGAAACTCCTCTACCATTAAATGCTGTAGTTACTACATAGACAAGTGGTGTACCTGCTGCTTGAGCAAATATAGGTGGTGATTCAGCTGTGGCTGCAATGTCAAGAGAACCTGCGTTTAATGCTTCTAAAGCTTGCGGCCCAGCAGCAAACTCTAACCACTTAACAGTAAAATTCTTCGCTACCAAACTTTTTTCTAAAGTTCCTTGTTTCCTCATAACTGCAAGAGAACCAAGCTTAGAAGAAACAATTCGCACTTCTTGCTTTTGGGGAGTATTAGAAACTGATTGGCTTTGAGCTTCTGTACTAATTGGAGATGCTTCGTTTTGAGTTGTTTTATTTTCTTGGCTGCAACCAACTATGCTTATTGGGATTGTGAGAGAGAAAGCAGCTACAAGTAAAGATAAATAGTTACGTTCAATTTTATATTTAGCTTCTGCTTTGATAGCTAGGCTTTTATTAGATATCAGATTTACTGTTCGCAAAAAATGCTTTAAATTCTCGATTTTAGATTTTATCGGCTTGTTAATAGATATATGAGATTGCTGCAAATCTTTAAAAAATGCCATAAAACTCTATTGTCTCCTTCAATAGAAAACTTTTTACTGTAATATTGTGTTTAACCAAATTGGTTATTAAATACAGTTTATATCTCAATACGGTTCAGTTAAGGTTAGCGCTCTTTGCCAAAGTCATTTTTTTTAATGAACCGCAGAGGCACAGAGTACACAGAGAGAATAAAGAGAAGGGAAAAATTGCTTGATTGAACTGTATTGGTTTATATATTATCGGATTTGGTCTTGGAATAAAGTGTTAATAAACACTACCTGGCAGAGATAATAATATTTTTTGTAAATTTACTTTTGTGAGTGTGCTTTATCAATATTTATTTTACTAGCCAAAGGTAAAATAGAGTTTATATTTGGTTTTTTAAAAATCTGCACAACTCAAAAAGGTTTATTTACTATTATTAATATTAGGTTTCACGATAAAAAGAGATTACTATATAGATCGTTATGATAAATTAGGGTTTTTTATTGTCTAGTTTAGGAACGAGGGTGGTAGTCATCCACCCTATCTTTAAAAGCAGATTTTAGGTTTTAAAAGCGTTATAACTGTCTAAAGAATAAACCTAAAAAGGACGGCTACCTGCAAGACTAACTCGCTTCAAAACCCGTCGCTCATTTGGATCAAATGCTTGACGGTAATGCAAGGTAGCTTGATTATCCCAGTAGACAATATCACCTACAGACCATTTATGTTGGTAGTAGAATTTGGGTTGATTTAGATGCTGGCGCAACTGCTCAATCAGTTTAGATTCTTCTTCTGGCTCTAACCCGACAACTTCCACTTCTGTAGCTGCATCTAAGTAAAGATGCTTTTTACCACTTTCTGGATGTGTTCTAACTAAAGGATGGGGAAAGATCGGACTGATTAAAGGAATAGTTTTGTCTAAACGATATAAAGAGCGGGGTGCATTCCGATCTCGCAAAAATGGGTTGTAGGTAATCAACTGCAAATCTGCAATCCGTTCTTTGGTGGTTTCATCTAACGCCTCATAGGCCAAATTTGTATTTAACCAATAAGTATTTCCACCTTGAGAAGGTATTTCCAAAGCATAAAGCAGCGAACCACTAGATGGAGTGGGAGTCCATTTGTGGTCAGAATGGAAAGTTAGTTCTCCAGTACCGGTATAGCCGCCATCGACATTAGAAATCGGAATCACCACTGGGGTTTCTCCTGGTTTAGAAGCCAATACTGGAGTTTCATCAGATGGTACAAAGAGTGCGCCAAAGTAGAGAGAAAAGTTCAAAAGTTCTTTATCGGAGAGCTTTTGGTCTTTGAAAATTAAGATGTGGCGATCGCGCAGTGCTTGCTTAAGTTGTAATATAACTTCAGGTGCGATCGCTTGACTGGCATCAAGATCGGTAACTATCGTTCCCAAAGGAGCATCGATAGGACTTATTTTAACCTTGGTCAAAGTCGAGGTAGGCATAATATTCTCCTGTCTTTTAATTTCTTCTTGGGTATAACTACTTATTAGCTAATACATCTGAAGGAGTAATTTTGGCGTATTCTTCAGGCGTTAAAAAGCCATCTCTAACATTCACCTTTTTCGGGATAAGTCCGAGGCTGTACCACTTATCTGCAACTTCTTGTTGCTTGGTAATAGTTTTCTCAGTAATTGGTAACAACCCATAATCATATTTATTGTGCATTATTTCTAGAGTCGGCGGATCTAGCTGAGTTACAGGAGCAAGCAGTTGTGCTACTTCTTTCGGATGATCCTTAGTCCAGATTTCTGACTTTTCTAACTCCTCTAAAAACACTTTGATTACATCAGGATGAGCCTGATAAAATTGGTGTGAAGTTGAGTAAAAATTGCCAGTATCCCGCAACTTATCACCATCTGCTAAAACACGAGCTATTTTATTTTGTACATTTCTGGTACCGAATGGCTCCCAAATATACCAAGCATCCACCTTATTTTGACTGAATGCTGCATTTGCATCTGCTGGTGCTAAAAAAACTGATTGGACATCGCTTAGTTTCAACCCTGCATCTTCTAATGCTTTAACTAATAAATAGTGCCCAATGGAAGCTTTCTGAAAAGCCACTTTTTTACCATTCAAATCAGTAACATTTTTAATTGAAGAATTTACAGGAACTAAAAGTGAAATAGCTTTACCACTAGGACGTGTAGTAGCTAGATAAACAAGGGGCGCTCCTGCTGCTTGTGAAAATACAGGAGGCGATTCGGCTGTAGATGCAATATCCAATCCATTCGCATTCAGGGCTTCTAGCTGTTGTGGCCCAGCCGCAAACTCAGCCCACTGTACTTTAAAACCCAGAGGCTCTAATCGCTTTTCTAAGGAACCCTGCTTTTCTAAAATTGCTAAAGCGGAAAGTTGTTTGGAACGTACAATCCGTACTACTTGCTTATCAGTTGACTTCTCTGTAGCGCTAGATGAAACTACTGATCCAGGGGAAGCTGCTGACTGTTGAGTGTTATTTTTGGCTTGACTACAACTTGATAGGGTCGTCGATAGCATTAAGCAGTAACCCAAAGCAAATAACAAAGAACGACGTGTTGTTCTGGGGCTTTTTCTGAATTCAAACTTTCCTTTTAAAGCTGGCATGGGTTGTTTTATTGATTTCCTTTAGGTGGTTAGAAAATGATGATTAATTGCAGTATCAAGAACGAAAATGTTTTTTTGAAAACTCCAATCAGTAAATGTTTTTATAACTTCAAAAACTTTACTTATGAAATTAGGGAAGAGAGTGGGTATTACCCACTCTGCAACGACTCGAGGAACTGAAACTTTAATACTTAGGAGGCAAAAATTTAGGAAATGGAGTGAGAAAGGCTCACTCCAGTGTCGTGCTAGTGGAAGATTGAAATTTTTGAGTGAAACTCTGTTTTGTCAGCGTTCAATTTTGCTAGTGCTTGCAAGCGACTAGGATTGTAGCTTTGAGTTCTTCTGTAAAATGTCCAGATGGCTCAACTGCTAGCAGCGCTTCTCTGAGATCCTTTTCAAATGCTGGAGCTTTATCGCCATAGAAAATTTTCAGAGAGAAGGCTGTAGTGTATAAATAGCCGAGATAACTATCGATAGTCCAAGATTTTTCAAATGGCACTTCATAGTTTTCTTGACGAGCAAAAGCCGAATTGCCAATGACGACTTCATGGGGAGGATCGACTGGCTTACGAGTTCCTTGTCCTTGTTGTCCAGTCCGTCGTTCTTCACCTAACCATTTTTTTACTACTCCAACAGCAGCTTGTTTCCAAGGTAGATTGCTTTCCCAAGGGTTGTCACCAGTCTGAAGCAGTGCTAATCCACCATCATCAGTTAGCAATTCATAAAGGCGTTCAAGCACTAATTCGCGTTCCATCCAGTGGAAGGCTCTACCAATAGTAGTTAAGTTAAATTTCCCTAAACTAGAGTCGATTAATTCTGCTCCTTGTTCTAACCAAGTAATATTATTTGCTCCGACTGCTGCTGCTTGGCGTTTAGCTTCTGCAATCATTTCTGGATCGGGATCGATCGCAACAACTTCTTCAAATTGGGTTCGTAGGGGAATTGAAATTAATCCTGGGCCGGTACCTAAATCGAGGAGTCGTCCTTGACCATTGAGATTAAATATTTCGGCTAGTTTATCGAATACAACAGGTGGGTATTTGGTTCTATATTGAGCGTAGCCCTCAGCGGCTCCCTCAAATAAACTTGGGTCGTAAGTTGGAAGTGTTTTTAGTTGAGTCATATCAATTTTGGATTTTGGTAAGGGATTTCCAAGAAATAATTTATTTATCCAAATAAACGAACCACAGAGGCGCAGAGAACGCAGAGAGAGGAGAAATAGAGAGGATCTTTACGTCGGTTTTTGGGGTATTTTTTTAACTCTCATTTCTCCGTGTCCTCTGCGCCTCTGCGGTTCGTTATTTAAGAGAAATGTAGAGTGGGCAAGGCCCACGCTACAAGTGAACAGAGGAAATGGAACATGGAACGTTGTAAAGATGGGCATTGGTCATTGAGAATGGGGCATAGTCATTCTTTCCCTACTCCCCATTCCCCATTTCCTATTTCCCAGCTAGATATTCGTTTGCGGCTTTCTCAACACCTGTACCTTTGAAGAAGTCTTGATTGAGGCTGGTGTACAACTCCAAGGGATGGATGGAGAGGAAGTAGCGGAGGTCTTCTTCGGTAATGATTTCGCGTTCTGCCATTGAGTAAGCGTTGGCGGTGACGGCGGTGATATCAGGCACATCCCAGTGACCGGAATCTGAACCCAAGAAGGCTTTAATGCGTTGGCTTTGCCCGCCGTAGGCATCGCCGAAGGGATTAGCTGCACGATTAAAAGCTTGGCTGACACGGGTATCGTCTGATTCTGTACCGAAGTAGAAATGATTCAAGAAGCGATCGCGCACATCTTCTGGTTTCTCTATTCCCGCTAGTTCAAATTCGTCGAGTTCACCCGGATTTTCTGGAGCTAATAGTTGATGGTGGAATCCTAAACCGTCACCAATTTTATCTAAGCGTCCATCTACCAGTTCGCTACCGTAGCGAGTATATAACTCTACTAATGCTTCCTTGTCGATAATAGCAGGATTGTTATTTGATAACAAATGTTGTTTGTTGCGGGTTTCCCAATGCCAAATAATATCAGCGTATAGACTAGCACCCCAAGCGGAACCACCTTCCAAAAAGGCAAATTTTAATTGCGGAAAGCGGTGGGTAACTCCACCAAAGAACAGCGATTTGCATAATGCTTCTGCTGCAAAGGCAAAGTGATTAATGTGATTGTACTGGGCGTTGGTGACAGAACGCTGAGTTGTCCAACCTTGGCTAGAAGCGTGGGTTGTGGGTACAACTTTCAGTTCTACGCACTTAGCCCAGAATGAATCGTAATTATACTCGCTATCTAAGCCAAAGTTATCAATCCAAACCACTTCGTTAGCGACTTCTTTGCCGTATTTTTCAAAGGCAGGAATTGGACGACGAACGTAACCAGGGATTTGAATTGCTTTGAGTCCTAAAACATTCACTGCATATTCCAACTCTTCAATCCCTTCTTCGGGAGTGTGTAGGGGAATGGCGGCAATGGGTGTTAGGCGATCGCTATAAGGACGGAAAATATCAGCATGGTAAGTATTAACTGCCCGACAAACAGCCCGCCGCATTTCTTCGTTGCCGATATTTGGGGCCATTGTTGCCAAATTGGGGTAGACAACGGCAAAGTCTGTACCTGCTTCTTCCAAGCGCTCATGCAGCAACTTGGGTAAGCTAATGGTAGCCAAATTCAAAGTATTTTTAGTTGGACGACCCCACCAGTTAGGGCGATTGGTGCGATAAGCAAAACGTTCTTCCCAACTTTGCTTGTACCACTTAAAGCGGGAAGATCCTGGCAAATTCTCTTTGAAACGTTCAACAAGTGCAGTTCCACCAACTTGCTCTAAATAATCCAAGACTGCTGGTTCAAATTCTTGGGTATGTACATCGGTGTCAATGATCGGATAACCAAGTTTTTCCCGAATTTGAGCAGACCTGGTTTTTTGTGGGCGGTCTAGAGCGATCGTCATGATAGTTTACCCTAAATTATTCAAATGTTTGTAGGGATTGGCAAAGACCCAGAATCAATCCTTTGTAGAGACGGCGATTTATCGCGTCTCTTAGCTTAATTTCCCAGCCAAAAATTCATCTGCGGTTTTCTCCACAGCCGTACCCTTAAAAAAGTCACGATTCAGGCTGGTGTACAACTCCAAGGGATGAATTGACAGAAAATATTGCAAATCTTCTTCGCTGATAATCTTGCGTTCTACCATTGAATAGGTATTAGCTGCGATCGCAGTAATATCAGGTACGTCCCAATGACCGGAATCAGAACCCAAAAATGCTTTAACTCTATCGCCATAAGGGTTAGCTTTCCGGTTAAAAGCTTGAGCTACACGGGTATCATCGGATTCTGTGCCGAAGTAGAAATGATTCAAGAAGCGATCGCGGATATCCTCTGGCTTCGTTACTCCTGCAACAGCGAATTCATCCAAATCACCTGGTTCTAGGGGAGATACTAAGTCAGCGTGGAAACCTAAACCACTGCCTAGTTGATCCAAACGACCATGTACTAATTCACCACCATAGCGGGTATAAAATTCTAGCAGTTCTTCATAATTAACATTGGCAGGATTGTTATTTTCCACCAAATGATCTTTATTGCGAGTATCCCAGTGCCAAATCAAATCGGTGTACAAACTAGCACCCCAAGCTGCACCTCCTTCTAAAAAGGCAAACTTGAGTGTGGGGAAGCGGTGAGTTACACCACCAAAGAATAAAGATTTACATAGTGCTTCCCCAGCCGATGCAAAGTGACCAATATGGTTGTATTGGTAATTGCTAATGGAACGCCGATTGATCCAGCCCATACCGGAAGAGTGGGTGGTGGGGACAACTTTCAGTTCTACGCACTTCGCCCAGAAGGGATCGTAATCATATTTACTATCTAAGCCAAAAGTGTCAATCCAGATGGCTTCGTTGGCTACTTCTTCGCCATACTTCTCGAAGGCGGGAATTGGGCGGCGGACATGTCCGGGGATTTGAA
The Nostoc punctiforme PCC 73102 genome window above contains:
- a CDS encoding amidohydrolase family protein — encoded protein: MTIALDRPQKTRSAQIREKLGYPIIDTDVHTQEFEPAVLDYLEQVGGTALVERFKENLPGSSRFKWYKQSWEERFAYRTNRPNWWGRPTKNTLNLATISLPKLLHERLEEAGTDFAVVYPNLATMAPNIGNEEMRRAVCRAVNTYHADIFRPYSDRLTPIAAIPLHTPEEGIEELEYAVNVLGLKAIQIPGYVRRPIPAFEKYGKEVANEVVWIDNFGLDSEYNYDSFWAKCVELKVVPTTHASSQGWTTQRSVTNAQYNHINHFAFAAEALCKSLFFGGVTHRFPQLKFAFLEGGSAWGASLYADIIWHWETRNKQHLLSNNNPAIIDKEALVELYTRYGSELVDGRLDKIGDGLGFHHQLLAPENPGELDEFELAGIEKPEDVRDRFLNHFYFGTESDDTRVSQAFNRAANPFGDAYGGQSQRIKAFLGSDSGHWDVPDITAVTANAYSMAEREIITEEDLRYFLSIHPLELYTSLNQDFFKGTGVEKAANEYLAGK
- a CDS encoding amidohydrolase family protein, producing MTIALDRPRKTKSAQIREKLGYPIIDTDVHTQEFPPAFLDYLEQVAGTALSFALAEGIAQRFQEHLPGASRSKWFKQSWDERRTYRTARPPFWTRPTNDALNLATVSLPKLLHERLQEAGTDFAVVYPNLATMAPHIGNEEMRRAVCRATNTYHADIFRSYSDRLTPIAAIPMNTPEEAIAELEYAVKVLGLKAIQIPGHVRRPIPAFEKYGEEVANEAIWIDTFGLDSKYDYDPFWAKCVELKVVPTTHSSGMGWINRRSISNYQYNHIGHFASAGEALCKSLFFGGVTHRFPTLKFAFLEGGAAWGASLYTDLIWHWDTRNKDHLVENNNPANVNYEELLEFYTRYGGELVHGRLDQLGSGLGFHADLVSPLEPGDLDEFAVAGVTKPEDIRDRFLNHFYFGTESDDTRVAQAFNRKANPYGDRVKAFLGSDSGHWDVPDITAIAANTYSMVERKIISEEDLQYFLSIHPLELYTSLNRDFFKGTAVEKTADEFLAGKLS